The Deltaproteobacteria bacterium genome contains the following window.
CGTATTTCAGAATTTCTCGTCGGACCTCCTTGAAATTGGCTACCGGGAATTGCAAACAAAGGCTTCCATCCGATGTATAATAAACCTTTTGGTCATTATGCCAAATCTGTTCGGAGACCCAATTGGCAACCTGGGGGCTGAAACGAAGACATACCTCCATCGATTCCTTGCCGCTCATGACCCCGAAATTCCTGTCCAAATATTCCTTTATAGGTGGAAGATATTCTGGAAGCGGGAGTTCCGGGACAACTTTTTCAATGGTTCGAACCCGGGACAGGGCGAAGTCTCGAAGCGCTTTCTTAAGTCGGCAGAAGGCGATAAGGTGCCAATTTCCTAAATAACAGAAAAGATGCAGAGGACGGATGACCCTTTCGGTCGACTCGTTCTTATGGGGAGAGAAATAATTTATTTTGAGGGTTTCCTCCTGGAAAAGGGCATAAAGGACGGGATGGAAGATGTTTTCATCTACCTTGGAATAAACGACATTTTTTATGGACACCTTTTTCCGGACTTCATCCAGACCTGGGGGTGGATTGACGAAACGGAAAGCAAGGAATTTTTCAAAGGCCTTATCCAGGGAGTCTTTGAGACGGCGATCGGGCATTACAGCGGTAAATCTCAAGGCCAGGCAAAGAGCAAAAAGTTCTTCTTCCTTAAGCCATACAGGAGGAAGCTCAAAGTGCGGGTCTTCGTAGATATAACCTTTTTCCTGGGAATGATAGACAAGAGGTGCCCCCAATCGGTCTCGAATGAATTCGATGTCTCTCTGGGCCTGCTTTTCGGAGACTTCAAAACTCTCAGCCAATTTCCGGGCGTTGGGATATCGGCACCCCTTAATTTGACCATGAAACCAGTAGTATCTTTCATAAGCGAGTTTCTTGCCCATTATGTCTCCTTATCAGTCCAAAGTCCAAGGTCTCAAGTCTAAAGTCTATGGTCCAAAATCCCAGGTCCAGACTCATTTAAATTTGCTGCCTTTAAATTCTGAATGATGGAGGTATTTCATTAGCCCTGAAAGCATCTGGTTGATTTCAATTGTTAAAGTCGACTTTTTTTCTTAACCCCATAATCGGCCTTTTTTTCGGCAACTGAAAATTGTTCCGGACCTTCCTTGTACTGAATCTCCACCCTGATTTTGGCTCCCAATATTTCCGTCACCCGGCGCAGCATGCTTAAAGAATGTCCTTCATAGGAAGGTGACTCCAGTCGGCTGATTTGTTGTTGCGAAGTGCCTACTTTTTCAGCCAGTTCTTTTTGGGACAGGCCGGATTTTTTTCTCAGGGAGGCCAATTGCAAGGCTACATCCCAGGCCTGGCCAGCCTTTTTGAAGCGGTCAGCAAAATCCTCATCCTTTAATTGTTCTTCAAGGTATCGATCAAAATCGGTTTTTCTTTTCATGGCGATTTTCTCTTTTCCCAGTCTTCTTTCCGTGACTTGGCAATTATTAAATCTGCCTCCGAAATTTTTGTGGCCTTATTCCGTATCCCAACGGTAATATAAAATTCTATGCTAAATTTCATAATTATTCAACATCAATATTGATGTAATAAATTATTTATTCCTCCGCCCCAAAAAATAAAAACCCCCACTCCTTTTTGGGAATCGGGGGTTTCGGCCATCCTTTAACCATGCCATATCTCCTTTTGTAGGCAGGCAGCGGTTTATAAGTATTCTATTTTTCTGACACTCTATTTACCAGATTGTGTTTGAAAAATCAACCTGCAATAGTACGAAAATAGATTTTTGGCACGGATTTCACGGATTACACGGTTAAAGCCATGGGGTATCCCACGATCCGTTAAGTCTGGGATGAGGGATGAAATAGCTGATCCGGGTATAATCCCTGTGTCAGGCTTTGTGCCCGACCCGTGCCTAACTAATCCTTTATTTTGCTATAGGCTCCGGGGGACGTACAGGTTTAATAGGTGTAGCTATGGCGGGAAAAGCAATCTGTGATCAGGTGAGGGCTAACCCCGCTCCTTTTCAAGAGCGGGGTTTTTCTTTTTGAAATCCTATGGCAGGATGGGAATCAGGATTTTTTTCTTTTGGCCTCTTCCTCGTCCCGCAAGATTTTTCGCAGGACCTTGCCGACGGCTGATTTGGGCAGGGAATCTCTGAATTCAACCTTCTTGGGTACTTTATAAGCGGCCAGCTTTTCCCGGCAAAAGGTAATGATTTCCTCCTCGCTGGCGGTCTCTCCGGTCTTTAAGACGATGCAGGCCTTAACGGTTTCCCCGCGGTACTGGTCGGGAATTCCTACGGAAACGGCGTCCTGGACCTTGGGATGCTGGAAGAGCACTTCATCGATCTCCCGGGGATAGATATTAAAACCGCCGGCGATGATCATGTCTTTTTTACGGTCGACAATAAAGAGATAGCCGTCTTCGTCCCTGACGGCGATATCGCCGGTATAGAGCCAGCCGTCCTTCAATTGACCGGCTGTTTCCTCCGGTTCTTCCCAATAGCCCTTCATGATCAGAGGACTCTTGATAATAATCTCCCCGGGCTGCCCTTGAGGGACTTCTTCTTTCCCTTCCGCCAGATCCACCAACCGCAGATCCGTATCCGGAAAGGGGATACCGATACTGCCGGTCTTTTTCAGACCCAGGATAGGGCTGGAGGTACCCAGGGAAGTGGTTTCGCTCATGCCCCAGCCTTCCCCGAAATAAATCCCCATATCTTTAACCTGCTCGATGAGTTCCACCGGCATGGGCGCACCGCCGGAATTAAGTAAACCGAGCTTTTTGTCCAACTGGAGTTCCGAGGCCCTGGGATGATTGATCAGGGCGGTGATCAGGGTCGGCACTGTGGGAAAGAAGGTAATTTTTTCGAATTTGGCCAACAGGTCCACCAGTTCATCGATTTGAAAACGGGGGACCAGAATCTGGGTAGCGCAATTCAGGAGGGCGTTATTCATGACCACGATATTGCCGTAGACATGAAAATAGGGGAGTATGGCCAGAAATATCCTCTTTTCCGGGGGAGTGAGGCTCATGGTCGGAGTCCCCCAGAGAGAACACTGCAGGGTGGCCGCTATGACGTTGGCATGGGTCAGGATCGCCCCCTTGGGCAGGCCGGTGGTCCCGCCGGTAAACTGGATCAGGGCCGGGTCTTCCGGATTCACCTGCACTTTCGGGCGCTTGGTGCTGGAACAGTTTTCAATCAAAAGCGAAAAATGGTGCCAGCCTTCCTCCAGATCCAGATCTTTCGGGGTGCTTTGACCAAACCCATTGATAAAATCGGTTACCCTGGTCACAATAACCCGGGGGATGGAGACGGTCTGGCAAAGGGCCTTGATATGGGGAAGGACCATGTCAAAAGTAACCAGGGTGGTGATCCCGGTTTTGGCCGCCAGGGCCTTTAATTCATCCGGGGTATACATAGGGTTCAGATTGACGACAATCGCCCCCAGAGACAAGGCGGCATAATAGGCTATGGGATATTGGGGGCAGTTCGGCAAATGTAATCCTACCCGGTCGCCTTTGGAGATCCCCAAGGCCCCCAGGGCATTGGCCATGCGCAGGACATAGTTCCGCAGCTCATAGAAGGTCATTTCGGTGCCGTAAAAATTGAAAGCGGCTTTGTCCGGAAAGGCATTGGCCGGCAGTTGCAGTAAATCATGGACCGGCAAACGGGGGTAACGGATCGTAGTGGGTACATTGTAATCATAATGTTGGTGCCAGGGGTGTTCCTTTTGCATCTCGTCCTCCTATGGGGTGAAGTAGTGGTCTCTTATGAAAAGAGAGAATTTCTATTGGGACATGGGGGCCTGTTCATGATACCCATTATATTTTCAGAAAAACCGAAAAAACTATTAACCGAGTAGATCTAATGAATCTTTTTTAGACACGGGTAAAGATTTAGAAAGAAATAATATAGGTGGGAAAAGAAAGTCAATATTTTTTTGAATTAGGACGTAGATTTTCGCGGATACCCGCAGATACTTTTTTTAGGCAGGAATTAGAGGAGTAGCCTGGATTCCCGCCTGCGCAGAGATTTTAAAGGGACTTTTTATTTTACAAAAACAATGCGAGTTAATCAATGGTCTCGAATACTTCTAATACTACAGCGACACTTTTCCCGTCATCCCCGAATGTCTTTATCGGTAATCCAGGTTTTTCCAGAAAATGAGAAAACCAAAGTCCCTGGATTCCGCTCCCCGATTTAGACATTCGGGGACAGGCTTTAAAGCCTGCCGGAATGACGGTTAAGGGGCGCATTAGCAAAATGTAGGGTGGGTGGAGTGATAACGGAACCCACCAATTAATGTGGTCCTTACGTCTCCTTCGTTTTTATATAATGGTGGGTTCCGCTCCGCTGCACCCACCCTACCGGAATTTTGCCACAGGATCGACAAAACTTTGTCGATGTTGATTGACTAAGCGCCTAAAATAAGAACTTGAAAGGCCATCTTGATGTTGACAGATAAGCAGGGAAATGGTAAAAAAGTTTTTAATATAGAAATTTGCATTTTGGACGCCAATGAACTCGAATCGGCTGAGGGCCGATCGTGCAGATTGCCAGGATTTAATTTGAGTTTATTTCTTGAATCTGCGGGTATCGGCGAAAATCTGCGTCCTGATTTAAGGGAGGGATGGCCGAGTGGTTTAAGGCGGCGGTCTTGAAAACCGTTTTCCCTCCGGGGAACGGGGGTTCGAATCCCTCTCCCTCCGCCACTCAAAGCTGTCAGCCATTAGGGGTCAGCTTTCGGCTTTTTCCCCTGTTTGCAACTATCTGAATCTGATTACCGTTTAACGGAGAGATGACCGAGTAGGCTTAAGGTGCTCGCCTGCTAAGCGAGTGTAGGGGGAAACCTCTACCGAGGGTTCGAATCCCTCTCTCTCCGCCACTTCTATTTCGGATTTCGGATTTCGGAATTTTATAGAAATCCAGCGAACCTTATTGTAGATAATAGGCATGAGGCAAACAAAGCATGGGGGAAACGGCTAACCTGTCGCCCCTGGCCCCTTGGCCTATAGCCTTCTTTAAGCATCCTGTATCCAAGATGCTGTTCTTTATGGCGTTTTAGCTTTTTGCGGCGGATTTTGGTCCATTTTGGCCTGGCAGATACGGATGTACTCATCCATCTTGGGAGGGTGGGGGGTGTCCGGGAATTTACGGAGGATGCCTTCAAATCTACCCAGAGCCGCTTCGTATTTTTTCCCTTTAAAATAAAATTCTCCGATATAATATTCGTGAGCGACTAAATTTTTCCTGGCGCTGATCAGATTGGTTTGGGCTTGAGAGACATATTCGCTCTTGGGGAAGCCCTTAATCAGGCGTTCGAATTCCTGGACGGCCTGGGAGGCATAACTCTGATCCCGGTCGATGGTCGGCATCTGTTTAAAATAACACAGGGCCTGTTGAAAGATGACATAAGGAATGATTTCATTGGCCGGATGCAGTTTTTCGAATTCTTTGTAGGCCGCAACAGCCAGGTCATAATCTTTATTTAAAAAATAACTATCGGCTAATTTGATCTCGGCCACGATGGCATATTGATTGTAAGGGAAGCGATCCTTGATTTTTTGGAAGGCTTCTATGGCCTTGTCGTATCGATTGCGCTGATAGGCATCCATGCCCTCCATAATCAGGGAATCCGCGGTCCGTTCCAACTCTTTGGAAGCTTCGCTTTTAAAAAGCCCGCAGCCATTTAAGAGGAAAAGGCCCCCCCCAACTAAGAAAAAAATCAGGTAATACCACGAAAATAATGCCGGGGAAGTCTTTTTCATAGGGTCTCCAGGTACCTCTCGACGGCCATAACCGCAGTGGCACCATCTCCAACAGCCGTGGAGATTTGTCTTAATAGTTTTCGACGGACATCTCCAGCGGCAAATATCCCCCGGATGGAAGTGGCCAGTCGTTCATTGGTTTTGATAAATCCTTGAGGGTCCAAGGCTAAAGTCTCTTTCAACCAACCCGTGTTGGGCTGGATACCGACAAAAATGAATAACCCCTTGACCGCGATGGTCCGGGCCGGTGAACCGTCTACCATTTTGATCCGGACCTCTTCCACCTGGCCGGTTCCCTGGATGGATTCCACCTCGGCATTCCAAACAGGCTGGATAATCGGTTCATTCAGGGCTTTTTCCTGTAGGATCCGGCAGGCCCGAAGTTGATCCCTGCGATGGATCAGGTATAACTTTTTGGCAAAACGGGTTAAAAAAAGGGCCTCCTGAACGGCAGTGTCTCCGCCACCGACCACGGCGATCTCTTCATCCCTGTAAAAAGGGCCGTCACAGGTGGCGCAGTAAGAGACCCCTTTGCCGCCAAAGAGGTTTTCTCCTGGAACGCCCAATTTTTTATAAGCCGCCCCACTGGCGATGATCAAGGCCCTGGCCTTATAGGTCCCCTGAGTGCCCTGGATTATTTTTTCAGGACCCTGGAGCGACAGGGAGATGATTTCATCATTGATAACCGGCAGTTCGAATCGTTCGGCTTGTTTGCGCATCCTTTCGACCAGGTCAAAACCGGATATCCCTTCAGGAAACCCCGGATAATTATCTACCCAGTCGGTAGATAAAACCTGGCCCCCCGGTATCAGCCTTTCAATGAGAATGGTCTTCAGCCGTGAACGCCGGGCATACAGACCGGCGGTTAACCCGGCAGGACCTCCCCCCACTATGATCAGATCGTAGATGGAATTTTCCACGGCCGGGCTTACAGGGTCTTTTTAATAGCGGTTTCTAAGGTGGTTTTGGAAACCGCTCCGGTTATCTGTTCGGCCACGGCCCCGTTTTTAAATAAGATCAGGGTGGGGATGGCGCGTATCCCATATTGTCCCGGTATTTTGGGGTTTTCATCGACATTTAATTTGCCTACTTTAAGTTGTCCTTGAAACTGAGAGGCCAGCTCCTCCACTGCCGGGGCAATCGCCCGGCAGGGGCCGCACCAGGCAGCCCAGAAGTCAACCAATGCCGGAGTGGAAGCTTCCAATATTTCTTTTTGAAAATTCTCGTCGGTTACTTCGGTGATATTTTTTTCAGCCATGGGTGCTCCCTTCTGTATTCTGTGGGTAAACAGGTTGGATTGTAAAAGTATGAAGAATTCTAATTCCCTTTCGCTCTTTTGTCAATACTTACCCAAATTTCTTAAGGAAAAATTTTGACTTTAGCTGCAATTTTAGTTAAAAGTTTTATTTCATCCCTATTCGGGAAAAGGAGATCATTATGGAAGAATTCAGACGTATGAACCGCCTGCCCCCCTATGTTTTTGCTACCGTCAATGCTTTAAAGATGGAGCTCAGGCGGCAGGGTGAAGATATTATCGACCTTGGAATGGGGAATCCTGACCTGGCCACCCCGAAACATATCGTGGATAAGCTCAGAGAAGCGGCCCTTAAATCGCATAACCATCGTTATTCGGCTTCCAGGGGGATCACCCGGTTGAGAACGGCCATCTGCGATTGGTATAAAAGGCGTTACCAGGTGGAACTGGACCCGGAGTCCGAAGCTATTGTCACCATCGGGGCCAAGGAAGGGATATCCCATCTGGTTTTGGCCACGACCAGCCCGGGGGATGTGGTTTTTGCCCCTGATCCCACCTACCCGATCCACCCCTTTTCGGTTATTATTGCCGGAGGGGATTTAAGGAGCATCCCTTTAAGCCATGATCGGGATTTTTTTGAGGATCTTTTGGCGGCCACCAGGCAGACCTGGCCGAGCCCCAAAATGTTGATCATTTCCTTTCCCCACAATCCGACCACCATGGTGGTGGACCTTAATTTTTTTAAGAAGATTGTGGACTTTGCAAAAGAACACCACATGATGGTCATTCATGACTTTGCCTATGCCGATCTGGTATTTGACGGCTACAAGGCCCCCAGTTTTATGCAGGTTCCCGGAGCCAAGGATGTCGGGGTGGAGCTTTTTTCTTTATCAAAAAGTTACAGCATGGCCGGCTGGCGGATGGGGTTTGCTGTAGGAAACCCCGATTTGATCCATGCCCTGACCCGGATAAAAAGCTATCTGGACTACGGGGTTTTTCAGCCAATCCAGATTGCCTCCATCATTGCCTTAAACGGGCCCCAGGAGTGCGTCCAGGAGATCGTGGGCACCTACAAGGAAAGAAGAGATACCCTGATTCGAGGGTTGAACCGGATCGGCTGGAAAATGGAAAAACCCAAAGGGACCATGTTCGTCTGGTCCAAGATCCCGGAGCCCTTCAGAAAAATGGGTTCGGTGGAATTTTCTAAATATCTTATCCGAGAGGGAAAGGTAGCGGTATCTCCGGGACGGGGTTTCGGAGAATACGGGGATGAATATGTCCGATTCGCCCTGGTCGAAAACTCCCATCGGATTAAACAGGCTATTCGCGGCATCAAAAAGGCTTTGAATAAAGGGTAAGGGACCTTCGGGGGACTCATGAAAACAATTCAAATCGGTTTAATCGGTTTTGGGACGGTAGGGACCGGGGTGGTCAAAATACTGCTTGAAAAAGAGGCCTTTCTTTCCTCCCTGGTCGGCAGGCCTTTGAAATTAAAAAGGATCGCCGATCTGGATATAAACCGGGACCGGGGGGTCCTGGTGCCTGAAGGCATTCTGGTGGATCAGGCCGATCAAATCCTCAATGACCCGGACATCTCGATCGTAATTGAACTGATCGGAGGTCTGGAACCGGCCAGGAGTTTAATTTTAAAGGCCCTGGAAAAAGGAAAACACGTCGTAACGGCCAACAAGGCCCTTCTGGCCCACAAAGGGGAGGAAATCTTCCAAAAGGCCGGAGAGTGTAAATTGGATATCGGTTTTGAGGCCAGTGTCTGCGGCGGCATCCCGGTTATTCTGGCCCTGCAGCAAGGGTTGGTGGCCAATGAAATCGAAAGCATCCTGGGGATCTTTAACGGGACCTCTAATTTTATCCTGACCCGGATGACCGAAGATGGACTGCTTTATCCGGAGGCCTTGAAAGAGGCCCAGCAAAGGGGGTTTGCCGAGGCCGACCCGACCCTGGATGTGGAAGGCATGGACACGGTTCATAAACTTTCTATTTTGATGCATTTGGCCTATGGGGCTCCATTGAATCCTGAGGCTATTTTTGTAGAGGGCATAACGCGAATCGGCCCTTTGGATATCGACTTTGCCCGGGAATTCGGTTATGGCATCAAGCTCCTGGCCATCTGCCGCAAGGATGGAGGCTTTTTGGAGGCCAGGGTCCATCCGACCATGATCCCCAAAGGACACATGCTGGCTAATGTCAAGGGGGCCTATAATGCCCTTTATATCTGCGGCGATTCGGTGGGAGATATTTTGCTTTACGGCCAGGGGGCCGGTATGATGCCGACCGGCAGTGCCGTGGTCAGTGATCTGGTCAATATAGGCCGAAATATTAACAAGGGGATCACCCAAAGGATCCCGCCGGGCTTTTCGGCCCCGGGTTATAAAGAAAAAGGGTTGACCTTAAAGCCCTTTACCGAGGTGAACACCCGTTATTATTTCCGGTTTTCCGCCCTGGATCGACCCGGAGTCCTTTCCAAAATAGCCGGTATTCTGGGGGCCCATAAGATCAGTATTGCTTCGGTAATCCAGAAGGGAAGAAAACTTGAAGGACCGGTCCCGATCGTCATGCTGACCCATGAGGCTAAAGAGTCCGGGGTCCAGAAGGCCATCCGGGAAATTGATCGTATGGAGGATATTACCGATCAAACCGTGATCGTCCGGGTGGAAAATTAAATTTTATGTAACACTCTTAGTTGTTTTAAAAGAGGGGTTTTCTTCACCGCAAAGGCGCGAAGAACGCAGAGAGAATTATCTTTGTTCAATCCCGTGAGAGGCGGGATTGAACAAAACAACCCTGGATTCCGGCCGGAAGGGCCTACACCTCGGAGGGAAGCGAAAGCTTTTCCCTTTCTGTCCTCTCAACAGAAAGGGAAAATTATCCTCTCTTCTTTGCGCCCTTTGTGGCTCTGCGGTGAAAATTGTTTTTCAAAAAGCTAAACTGATACGACTTTAAGTTGAAAGCGTTTAAATGAGTTTTACAAACAGAAAATATTGCATTTTGGTCGGGGATGGCATGGGGGATTACCCCCAGGAGGCCCTGGACGGAAAAACTCCCCTGGAAGCGGCTCAGACCCCTCATATGGATAGAGTGGCCTCCCAGGGGATTATGGGTTGGGCCCAGACTGTTCCCCCTGATTGTGAACCGGGAAGTGATATCGCCAACCTCTCACTTTTGGGTTATGATCCATCGGTATACCATACCGGCCGTGCCCCGTTGGAGGCGATCAGTCTGGGGATCCGGTTAGGGGAGGAGGACGTGGCCTTCCGGTGTAATCTGGTGCATCTGGATCAGCGGGCCGATGATGGGGTGGTGATGGACTCCTATAGTGCCGGCCATATTACCACCGAGGAAGCCGGTCTTTTAATTAAAGACCTAAACGCCTTCCTGGCTCATCCCACCAGGGCCTTTTATCCCGGGGTCAGTTATCGCCATATCCTGGTTTGGAACGGGGCCGATCCATTGGCTAAAACGCTGCCCCCTCATGACCTGACCGGCCAGGATGTGACCAACTATTTGAATTCCAAAGGGGATTTGGGGCCGATTGTGGAACTGATCCGTCGTTCCTGGCCTTTTCTGGAGCAACACTCCATTAACAGGTCCAGAAAGGAGCGGGATTTGTTGACGGCCAACTCTATTTGGTTATGGGGCCAGGGAAGAACCCCGGCCATGCCTTCTTTCCCGGAAAGATTCGGTCTCCGTGGGGGAGTGATCTCGGCCGTTGATCTGCTGAAAGGGATTGGATTGTCGGCCGGTCTGGATGCCCTGTTTGTGGAAGGGATCACCGGCTATTTAGATACCAATTATCTGGGGAAGGCGGAGAAGGCCCTGACTTTCCTGGACGATAAAGACCTGGTCTATGTCCATGTGGAAGCACCGGATGAGGCTTCTCATGAGGGAAGTCTGGAGAAAAAGATCCAGGCCATCGAGGCCTTCGATCGGGAGGTGGTGGGACCGGTCCTCAAAGGGCTTGACCGATTCGAAGCCTATTCCCTGCTGATCATTACCGACCATTTTACCCCCCTTCAGGTGATGACCCACACCCGTGAACCGGTTCCTTTAGCGGTCCTGCACTCCGAAGACCGCTCCGGCCTTTTCCGGAAAAGGGGTTTTTCTGAAAGATCGGCTTTTGAGGGAGAGGTTTCCTTCCCAAAGGGAGATCAACTCATGTCCTGGTTTTTGGGGGACCGGCAGGGATCAGGGATCGGGGGTCAGGGATCGGGGGTCGGCGAAAGACATTTTCATTCTTCGTAGTGCCCGACCCGGGCATGAGCGCTTAGTAAGAAAATAAAGATGCAAGATGCAGGTTTCAAGTTTCAAGTGAGAAAAACCTTGGACCCCTTATTCGTTGCGCCCCATTGGATGCATGTGGGATTTAGTTCGAAAATAGAGTTCGAGTTCAATTCATCAACTGCGCTATTTTTATGATTCGTGGTGTCACGCCACTATCGTGGCATGAGGGTTTATTATGAAATATTTCCAAACGACTTACCGGGTCATCTACGGCGATGTGGACTCCATGCAGGTGGCCTATTATGCCAATTATCTGCGCTGGTTCGAGATCGGCCGAACGGAGTTGATCCGGCATCTGGGACTTTCCTATGCCGAGATAGAGTCCAGGGGATATCGGTTGCCGGTGACCGAGGCCTACTGTAAATATGCCAAGTCGGCCCGTTATGATGAAATATTATTGATCAACACCGGGGTCGGTTTTATCCGAAAGGCTTCTATGCGCTTTGATTACCGGATAGTAAACCAGGAAAACGATTTGCTGGTTCAGGGATATACGGTCCATGCCTGTTTGGACCGGGACGGAAAACTGGTTCGACTCCCGGAAGCGCTATTTCCCCTTCTGGAAAATTGGAAATAAAAATATTTTATGGTTGACAAAAATTTTTTTGTCAGTTAAATTGAATATTTTAAAATTTCTGGTGAGGAAATAGCCATGTATGCCATTATTCAAACCGGGGGAAAACAATATCAAGTAGCCCCTGGAGACGTGATCCGAATCGAATCCCTGGGGGGAGAAAAAGGGGATGCGGTATCGATACCCAAGGTTTTATTCGTTGCCCGGGAGCAGGATATTTTAGTGGGTAAACCCTATTTGGAAGGGGTTTCCGTGGTGGGGGAAATTCTTCACCAGGGACGTGATCGAAAGATATTAATTTTTAAGCATAAAAGAAGAAAAGGGTATCGGAAATTGGTCGGACACCGGCAACCCTATACCCAGTTCAAAATAAAAGAAATTCAAGGGATTTAAAGGGGTTTTTATGGCACATAAAAAAGCCGGCGGCAGTTCCAGAAACGGCCGGGACAGCGCGGGACATCGTTTTGGGATAAAGCGTTATGCCGGCCAGAGGGTCAAGGCCGGGAATATCCTGGTCCGACAGGTAGGCACCAAATTTCACCCCGGAGAAAATGTGGGTTTGGGGAAAGATTTCACCCTCTTTGCCAAAATAGAGGGTGTGGTGACCTTCGAGCGGTGGGGAAAAGATCGAAAAAGGATAAGCATTTATTAAAGTTCCCCCTTTCCTGGACCAGGAAGAAATTAGCTCCATTCTGATTCTAATCTTTCCAATCTACCCAGGTACCCGACCATAAAGGGTAGGGAATACACTCGCCAGATATCTTTGAAATTTTTTGATGAGGCCAAGATTTTTGTTCGATCCGGTGACGGGGGTAATGGCTGTTTAAGCTTCCGCAGAGAACGCTTTAAGCCCTATGGAGGTCCGGATGGCGGCGATGGGGGCAAGGGCGGCGACGTTTTGATTACGGCCACCTCCCAGGTCCAGTCCTTACTGGATTTTCATTTTCGGCAGCATTTTAAGGCCCCTAAAGGTACCCATGGCCAGGGGAATGAGCGAAACGGCCGAAAAGGTCTGGACCTTCGCATCCTCGTTCCTTTAGGGACCCTGGTCCGAGAGGCCGAAACAGGCCAGTTTTTAGCGGATTTGACCACCGAAGGGCAGACGATAGTTGCCGCTCAGGGAGGAAGAGGGGGCAAGGGGAATAAACACTTTGCCACCGCCACCCATCGAACCCCGAGATTTGCCCAAAAAGGGGAGCCCGGCCAGGAGGCCTGGCTGTTCCTGGAGTTGAAAGTACTGGCCCATGTGGGGCTGGTGGGCCTGCCCAATGCCGGAAAATCGACCCTCCTATCGCGGCTTTCAGCCGCCAAACCTAAGATATCCGACTATCCCTTTACTACCCTGTCCCCGAATTTAGGGATTCTTGAAAACGACCAGGGCCATCGCCTGACCATAGCCGATATCCCAGGGGTAATCGCCGGGGCCAGCCAGGGGGCCGGTTTGGGACTCAAATTCCTCAAACACATTGAACGAACCCTGATTCTGGTATTTCTCATTGACGGCTCTTTACCAGGGGAGGAACCTTTTTTTGCCTATCAAACCCTGATTAAAGAAATGGAGACTTTTAATCCCGCCCTCCTGGAAAAACCCCGGTTGGTGGTGGTTAATAAAATGGACCTGTCCTTATCGAAAACGAATTTCGAAAGGATAAAAAAGAAGTTCAAAAAACACCGGTTGGAGGTAATCCCCCTAGCGGCCAAAACCGGAGAAGGTATCCCCTTATTAATCCAGCACCTTTTTAATACCATTGTACCTGAAGACCATGGAAAAACAGACCGGATTGACAGAACAACGGAAAGCCCTGATTAAAGGGGTAAGAAAGATCGTTATAAAAATAGGTAGTGCCGTCCTGACCGAGAAAGGGACCTTACACCGCCCTACCATTGCCCGCTTAGCGGATGAGATCGCTTTTTTGAGGGAGAAAGGGTATCAAACGGCCATCGTCAGTTCCGGCGCCATTGCTTCCGGGGTGGGCCGAATGGGGATGAGTCGGAAACCGGTCACCATTCCCCAGAAACAAGCGGTAGCGGCCATCGGGCAG
Protein-coding sequences here:
- the obgE gene encoding GTPase ObgE, which produces MKFFDEAKIFVRSGDGGNGCLSFRRERFKPYGGPDGGDGGKGGDVLITATSQVQSLLDFHFRQHFKAPKGTHGQGNERNGRKGLDLRILVPLGTLVREAETGQFLADLTTEGQTIVAAQGGRGGKGNKHFATATHRTPRFAQKGEPGQEAWLFLELKVLAHVGLVGLPNAGKSTLLSRLSAAKPKISDYPFTTLSPNLGILENDQGHRLTIADIPGVIAGASQGAGLGLKFLKHIERTLILVFLIDGSLPGEEPFFAYQTLIKEMETFNPALLEKPRLVVVNKMDLSLSKTNFERIKKKFKKHRLEVIPLAAKTGEGIPLLIQHLFNTIVPEDHGKTDRIDRTTESPD